The Altererythrobacter sp. CAU 1644 genome has a window encoding:
- a CDS encoding Ldh family oxidoreductase — translation MAEDTKPFRIARSELAAFINRLMAAAGVDEAQIATVSDNLVWNDASGRRNHGVERLPILLKRVQAGLIKCPAQETFQDLGPSIAHLDAGDAFGQHAGTLASDHAVALAKKTGIGVVGVSSSNFFGTGAYFLARMVDQGAIGLVLSNSYPKVAVPGGTRPALGTNPFAFGAPYAGGRLLVDMSTAAVAGSTIRDAQRAGIPLPEGIAVDEDGRPVIDPEKAQSATLLPAAGAKGFGLALMVEVLAGVLTGSGIAHEVGSLYANFDRASRSGHFFLALDISRWMDDAAWDGRMDLLIRTLAGASPGDELRLPGQMREMEQAESARLGIPIVATTADALRRLARELGVPPHQSLTDQST, via the coding sequence TTGGCTGAAGATACTAAACCTTTCCGGATCGCGCGGTCCGAACTTGCAGCTTTTATCAACAGGCTGATGGCTGCGGCTGGGGTCGATGAGGCGCAGATCGCCACGGTGTCCGACAATCTGGTGTGGAACGACGCTTCGGGGCGGCGCAACCACGGAGTGGAACGGTTGCCGATCCTGCTCAAGCGGGTTCAAGCCGGGCTCATCAAGTGCCCTGCGCAGGAAACTTTTCAGGACCTTGGCCCGTCAATCGCGCATCTCGACGCTGGAGATGCATTTGGCCAGCATGCCGGGACGCTTGCATCGGATCATGCGGTGGCGCTGGCAAAAAAGACTGGGATCGGCGTCGTCGGTGTGTCGTCGAGTAACTTCTTCGGGACTGGTGCCTATTTCTTAGCGCGGATGGTCGACCAAGGTGCCATTGGCCTGGTGCTGTCGAATTCCTATCCCAAAGTTGCGGTCCCCGGCGGCACGCGGCCCGCACTGGGCACCAACCCGTTCGCCTTCGGAGCGCCTTACGCTGGCGGCAGGCTCCTAGTCGATATGTCGACTGCTGCGGTGGCGGGATCGACCATCCGCGATGCGCAGCGCGCAGGCATTCCGCTGCCTGAGGGGATCGCTGTCGATGAAGACGGTCGTCCTGTGATTGATCCGGAGAAGGCGCAATCGGCCACATTGCTGCCAGCCGCCGGCGCCAAGGGGTTCGGGCTAGCGCTGATGGTTGAGGTGCTGGCAGGCGTGTTGACGGGTTCCGGAATCGCGCACGAAGTGGGGTCGCTTTATGCGAATTTCGACAGGGCCAGTCGCAGCGGACATTTCTTCCTGGCCCTCGACATAAGTCGCTGGATGGATGACGCCGCCTGGGACGGACGTATGGACCTGCTGATACGCACATTGGCTGGCGCCTCACCCGGCGATGAGCTGCGACTTCCGGGACAGATGCGCGAAATGGAACAGGCGGAAAGTGCGCGTTTGGGCATCCCTATAGTGGCAACGACGGCCGACGCATTGCGTCGGCTCGCGCGCGAACTCGGCGTACCTCCGCATCAGTCACTAACAGACCAAAGCACCTGA
- a CDS encoding LysR family transcriptional regulator produces the protein MELKWFEDLIAVAETGHFYRAAEARFLTQSALSRRIKSLENWVGAELLDRTSHPIALTPAGLEFIPTAKEVLASAYEARGRAAELARLSDRSITIACLHTLALYFVPQTISELQDEIGSFEVSIVAETRTIDEYLVSLQSGATDIFISFAHPSAPIDLDDAEFPMIVLGTERIMPFVNPEHVEVDLSDNSRKLIPYLEFSGTSFMSRVLDSVLRKARFAKRLRTVYRASLAESLCTGAQKGLGVAWLPESIAENTQNRAPLECISEKWSTEFDIVAIRAASNTRPIVENIWNELASGGPRLAN, from the coding sequence TTGGAACTTAAGTGGTTCGAAGATTTAATTGCTGTTGCTGAAACTGGACATTTTTATCGAGCAGCCGAAGCGAGATTTCTCACTCAATCGGCTCTCAGTCGGCGAATAAAGTCTCTTGAGAACTGGGTTGGTGCCGAACTGCTTGATCGCACTTCACATCCAATCGCTCTCACGCCCGCCGGATTGGAATTTATTCCGACAGCCAAGGAAGTTCTGGCCAGCGCCTATGAGGCACGCGGGCGGGCGGCGGAGCTTGCCCGGCTCTCGGATCGTTCCATAACCATTGCCTGCCTGCACACGCTCGCGCTCTATTTTGTCCCGCAAACGATCTCCGAGCTTCAGGACGAAATTGGATCCTTCGAAGTTTCTATTGTCGCTGAAACGCGCACCATCGACGAATACCTCGTGAGCTTGCAGAGCGGGGCGACCGACATTTTCATCAGCTTTGCCCACCCATCCGCACCGATCGACCTTGATGACGCCGAGTTTCCGATGATCGTTCTTGGGACCGAACGGATCATGCCCTTCGTCAACCCCGAGCATGTCGAGGTTGATCTGTCGGACAACTCGCGGAAGCTGATCCCCTACCTAGAGTTTTCGGGCACATCATTCATGTCGCGTGTGCTCGACAGCGTATTGCGAAAGGCCCGGTTCGCGAAAAGGCTACGTACAGTATATCGCGCCTCGCTGGCGGAAAGCCTGTGCACCGGCGCACAGAAAGGTCTGGGCGTCGCATGGCTTCCCGAATCCATCGCCGAGAACACGCAGAATCGCGCTCCGCTCGAATGCATCAGCGAGAAATGGTCTACCGAGTTCGATATTGTGGCAATCAGGGCTGCATCGAATACGAGACCGATCGTCGAAAATATCTGGAACGAATTAGCGTCTGGCGGACCACGCTTGGCGAACTAA